Proteins found in one Terriglobales bacterium genomic segment:
- a CDS encoding aminotransferase class I/II-fold pyridoxal phosphate-dependent enzyme: MDETTLKHGLELFNQGRFFDAHEALEDVWRQAVGPEKRLLQGLIQVAVGLHHYSTGNIAGARSLVRRGDAKLAEHPKGLLGVDVQALRRAIGAWVAAVDSGQHPPASSLPRLTWESGTIPALVTHPSAAQPSAATGIGQVPLLDLKRQYAQIRTEVLAAIERVCSSQHFILGEEVRSLEREIASYCGASSAVGCASGTDALWLMLLAAGVEPGDEVITTPFSFFASTSAILRAGARPVYADIDPRTLNLDADAVEQRIQRQPSAKLKCVLVVHLYGQCANMDQFLRLGAQYKLNVLEDAAQAIGAGWRGRRAGSLGTGAALSFYPTKNLGAYGDAGCVTTVDPGLAERVRLLRHHGSRERYFHEALGWNSRLDALQAAVLRVKLKHLEKWNAERRQRAVTYDRLFQEAGLGMPGAAPGESPSHPISLPYTLPEAHHVFHQYTIRARRRDDLRAYLAKQGIGAEIYYPLPLHLQKCLAYLGHGDGNFPEAERAAKEILALPIFPELTEAEQAHVVDTIADFYS; the protein is encoded by the coding sequence TTGGACGAGACCACCCTTAAACACGGGCTTGAGTTGTTCAACCAAGGGCGCTTTTTTGACGCCCACGAGGCGTTGGAAGACGTCTGGCGTCAGGCCGTGGGACCAGAAAAGCGCCTGCTGCAGGGCCTGATCCAGGTAGCCGTGGGGCTGCACCATTACTCCACCGGCAACATCGCTGGCGCACGGTCTCTGGTGCGGCGCGGGGACGCCAAGCTGGCGGAACATCCGAAAGGGCTGTTGGGTGTGGATGTCCAAGCGCTGCGGCGGGCCATCGGCGCCTGGGTGGCGGCGGTAGATAGCGGCCAGCATCCGCCTGCCTCCTCCCTGCCCCGGTTGACTTGGGAAAGCGGTACAATTCCAGCCCTTGTGACCCATCCGTCCGCAGCCCAGCCGAGCGCGGCCACCGGGATCGGGCAGGTGCCGCTGCTCGATCTGAAGCGGCAGTACGCGCAGATCCGGACCGAAGTGCTGGCGGCGATCGAGCGCGTATGCAGTTCGCAGCACTTCATACTGGGGGAAGAGGTACGCAGCCTGGAGCGCGAAATCGCCTCGTACTGCGGAGCGTCTTCGGCGGTGGGCTGCGCCTCGGGCACCGACGCCCTCTGGCTGATGCTGTTGGCGGCCGGGGTGGAGCCGGGGGACGAGGTCATCACCACGCCCTTCAGCTTTTTCGCCTCCACCAGCGCGATTCTGCGCGCGGGAGCCCGGCCAGTGTACGCGGACATCGATCCACGAACGCTGAACCTGGACGCAGACGCGGTGGAGCAACGCATCCAGCGGCAACCCTCCGCCAAGCTCAAGTGCGTGCTGGTAGTGCACCTCTACGGGCAGTGCGCCAACATGGACCAGTTCCTGCGGCTGGGCGCGCAGTACAAGCTCAACGTGTTGGAAGACGCGGCACAAGCCATCGGAGCGGGGTGGCGCGGCCGCCGCGCAGGCTCCCTCGGCACAGGGGCAGCACTGAGCTTCTATCCCACCAAGAACCTGGGCGCGTACGGAGACGCGGGGTGCGTGACCACGGTAGACCCGGGGTTGGCAGAGCGAGTGCGACTGCTGCGACATCACGGCAGCCGGGAGCGCTACTTCCACGAAGCCCTGGGCTGGAACAGCCGGCTGGATGCGCTGCAAGCGGCAGTGTTGCGGGTGAAGCTGAAACACCTGGAAAAGTGGAACGCGGAACGACGGCAGCGGGCGGTGACCTACGATCGACTCTTCCAGGAAGCAGGCCTGGGCATGCCGGGAGCAGCGCCGGGTGAATCACCATCGCATCCGATCTCCCTGCCCTACACGCTGCCCGAAGCGCATCATGTTTTCCACCAGTACACGATCCGCGCGCGACGGCGCGACGACTTGCGCGCGTACCTGGCCAAGCAGGGCATCGGCGCGGAAATCTACTACCCGCTGCCGCTGCACCTGCAGAAATGCCTGGCCTACCTGGGCCATGGCGACGGGAACTTTCCGGAAGCGGAGCGAGCCGCCAAGGAAATCCTGGCGCTGCCCATCTTCCCGGAACTCACCGAAGCCGAGCAGGCGCACGTGGTGGATACGATCGCGGATTTCTACTCGTA